The Limnospira fusiformis SAG 85.79 genomic interval GATATGGTAGCTCAAACCATGCTTTTTCTGGCTTCTTCTAACACTTCCATCTCAATGGTTTGCTGATCTCCGGCAAAATCATTATCTGGGGTTAAGAAAAGCATACAATGGCACTCTTTGCGTTCCCGCATAGGGATGCAAGGACAATTCCAGAAAGCATCTTTGACCTCTGCCTCTTTATCTTCATAGTGGCGGCAGGGACATAG includes:
- a CDS encoding ferredoxin thioredoxin reductase catalytic beta subunit; the protein is MTEQINEKLSTPKSLEAMKRFAEQYAKRTGTYFCAEPSVTAVVIEGLAKHKDDLGSPLCPCRHYEDKEAEVKDAFWNCPCIPMRERKECHCMLFLTPDNDFAGDQQTIEMEVLEEARKSMV